CCTCCTGATCTCCAAGGCGGGTCTGAACGTCCACAACTCCCACGTCACGGGGCTCCACAGCCTGCCCATCGTGTCCCTGACGGCGGACAGGCAGAACGGCACGGTGTACACCTGCTCGAGCGACGGGAAGGTCAGGCAGCTCATCCCCATCTTCACGGACGTCGCGTTGAAGTTTGAGCACCAGCTGATCAGGCTGGCGGAGGTGCTGGGCTCGGTCAGGACGTACGGGATAGCGGTGAGCCCCTGCGGCGCCTACCTGGCCGTCATCACCTCCGAGGGCATGGTCAACGGCCTCCACCCGGTGAACAAAAGCTACCAGGTGCAGTTCGTCACCCTGAAGACGTTCGAAGAGGCCGCGGCCCAGCTCTTGGAGTCTTCCGTCCAGAACCTCTTTAGGCAGGTGGACCTGACGGACCTCGTCCGCTGGAAGATTCTGAAAGACAAACACATCCCTCAGTTCCTGCAGGAGGCTTTGGATAAAAAGATCGAACGCTGCGGGGCCACTTACTTCTGGCGCTTCAAGCTCTTCCTTCTGAGGGTCCTGTACCAGTCGATGCAGAAGACCCCCGCCGAGGTCCTGTGGAGACCCAACCACGAAGACTCCAAGATCTTCCTCTCGGACTCGCCGGGGGCGGGCAATCCCGAGGACGAGCCCGAGGAAGAAGGGACTGCTTCCAAGCGGGTGGGCAGGCGGGGCCCGCCGGGGCAGGGCAAAGCCGGAGACCCCGAAGACGCGGCGGGGGACCCCCTCACCCTGCCCGGGGACCCGGGGGGCCCCGAGCCGATGGAAGAGAAGCTCTTGGAGATCCAGGCCAGGATCGAGGCCGTGGAAATGCACTTGACGAGGGAACACATGAAGCGGGTCTTGGGCGAGGTCTACCTGCACACGTGGATCACGGAGAACACGAGCATCCCCACCAGAGGAGTCTGTGACTTCTTAATGGCCGACGAAGGGTATGACGACAGAACGGCACGGGTAGGTGTTTTGCAGTCGGCGGCTGTGAGAAACGGGGAGGAAAGCCCGGGTCTTCCTTCGAAGTACAGGAAGAGATTCGGCTCCCAGATCGCCGCGCTGTCTCATAACCTCCGGTGGCGTGGCCAAGAAGGTCGACGCCCGAGGATAAATGCAGAACCGGCGGGTTCCCACGGAGGGTGAATTCCTCTCACCCAACGAGTAGCCGGGCTCTCCCGTGGGCGTGTgagttgggcaggtcactcggcCCAccggtgcctcggtctcctcatctggaaagtggggggtAATACTatccgccccccatcccccacctcacgggatgttgtgaggaggagatgagatcACTGGGGTGAAAGCACCTTGGAAAAATTGAAGAAGCGCCCCGCCGAAAGCTACATGCCCGACTTTTCAGTGTTTTAAGACTTTCGCGAGCTTAGTTCggctgtgctctgcacgcagtaagcgctcaatagctacGATCGATTGGTACAGGAAATTTGcgagagaagatctcctcccactcttgccccctttccttccttctcccatttcccttctctgcctccatttctcaGAGCTGTTTGCTTCTGCTCTAAAAAGCTCCAGAGCACAGCTTCTCTTAGTTGGAGTTGTTAGTCCAGCCTGTTATTAGCAAAACACAATATAACTGTTATCGTTTTGCCATTGAAATTTAATACCCTTGGCAGTGTTCGGAGACACCAAGATCAGTGGTGTGGGGgcgtttttcttttttcctgcccAAGGTTTATGATACATGTTTCAGTGCCTGAAATATTTCTTGGGAATAAAAATTGGGGACCCCATTTTTTTTATATTCTAAATCAAGGATTAAACCAAATGCCTATAGGTAAAGAACTATCTATAATGATTACGACTTGTCTGTCTTTTGGGAGAGCTGGCTACACTATGTGACATGAAGGATTGCTGCGTTAAGCTGTTGGAAATTGCCTTAATTAAAAGGGCTTTAAAATTGTATGGTTTATTTGACTGATTCTATGAGAGGACCTCTTTTTAAGCaatcattttccctttccctttaatGTTCGGGGGAGGCACTCTGGCAGTCACCTTCCACCGCTCGATATTTTTGATAGTCACTGAAAGATTCAGAATGTAACTTTCAGAGTATTCTGGGTATTTCCACCTGTATTTTATGTTATGCTTTTGTTGCTTTCTGATGGTAAAGTTCTTATCCTCACCTGAGTTGACTGTGCCTTATGTGATTAAATGTATTTTGTTCCACCTGTTGAAATTAGGGATGATAAGTCTTAAGAATGCATCCACCATTTTTACTGTTATTTTAAGGATCTCTAAAGTTATGTACCATTCTATTTTTAGGGTAAAGGTGTGCTGTTTGAGAAGTggatagttttttgttttttaacgagGTGAGAGAGCACTTAAATTGCTAGCCTCGTCTTAGAGGCTGATTTTGCAATTCTGCAGATGTAGGTGTGTTTATTTGGCTAGGACGGTTTGAGTACGTTCCTTTCTAAAATCATTCCACACTTTAAATCATCATTTTGACTCCCTTGCGCTCGGCCCGCAACTTACAGTCTCTTGTAAAGTTCTCATTTCTAAAACAATTGAAGTTGAAGATAGTTTAATTTTCATTTAGCAAATTCAGTTCCCATCGTCAATATATGctgccctcttcccccgcccGCAGCCcaatgagttctgttttattcAGCATTTCAACCAGGTCATCAAAGCCAGTGAGGGATCCAGCTTTTTCTTTCAGATGAGCTCGGAAAGAAATGCAAACCTAGCTATTTCTTCTACACCagaggatatgtgtgtgtgtgcggggggggaggggggggttggtttttgtttttggggggtttttttggagtttggtgggatttttctttctgcctcctgtGAAATTGCTCCCAGCTTTCAGGAGCAGCTGCAGTCACCTCTAAACATTGCTGATTGCTGTGTCTTCCTAGGTGCTGATTGGGCATATCTTGAAGAAGATGAACAAACAGACTTTCCCAGAGCACTGCAGTCTGTGTAAAGAGATCCTGCCCTTCACAGATCGCAAACAGGCCGTGTGCTCCAATGGACATATTTGGCTCCGGTAAGCCGAGCTAAACCAGCCCAGCTTTGTTGCTTCCTCTCCCGTTGTAGATGAAGGATGCTAAAACAATCGGTTTTCTCCCACTATTACTGCCAGCAGCGTGTGTGGTTTAAGTCTTATCCTGGACAAAGGGGGTTAATTTAGGTtgttcatgatgataataataattgtggtttttgttaaatgtttgtgccaggcactgtactaagcgctggggtggatacaagcaaattgggttggacacagtccctgtccacagtctcaatccccattttccatatggcgtaactgaggcccagaggagtgaagtgacttgcccaaggtcacatagcagacaagtggcagagctggaattggaacccacgaccttcttactctcaggcctgttctctatccacgaggccatgcggcAACTTGCAGCCAGGATATGttgttgagaagcggcatggcctagcggaaagagcacaagcctgggagtgagaggacctgggttctaatcccggctccactacttgtctgctgtgtgaccttgggcaagtcacttaatttatctgtgcctcagttccctcatttgtcaaatggggattaagctctgtgttggacagggactgtgtccaacccaattagctggtatctaccccaatgttcaatacggcacatagtaaacgcataacaGATACAGCAAAAAAAAATTTTGTCcatttctttcccactcccttagaaCATTTCCCACCCATTAACAGTGCCCGTACAGGAGAAtcataacagaagcagcgtggcctagtggcaagaacacgggctggggaatctgaggacgtgggttctagccccggctctgccagttggctgctctttgaccttggacaagtcacttcacttctgtgtctcagtttcctcatctgcaaatggggattaagactgtgagccccacgtgggacaacctgactaccctgtatttagcccagtgcttagaacaggcacatagtaagtgcttaaaaaacaccataattcttcttcttattatcatttaGTTGTTCTTGCCAGGGAAATCATTTTGTAATAATGTTATAGGTTGCTGATCATTTTTTTCCAAGAACTTTCATAATTTGCAAATTTTGAAAAGTTTGACCCACGTGCAAACAAGTAACTGAATACGTAGCCCATTTACAGGAATGAGTTTGACACATCTTCCTTGGGGGAATTTCAGATTCTTTCATTTGAACGCACGTAGCCTGGTTCTCTCCTGTAGAAGAATGCCTTTCTTCATCAAAAAAGGCAGAGACAAAAATACCCTTCTGGAATTTCTCAGTGCCGGagtccttccacctcctccactgtgTCACTTAAGTTTTCTCATTTTTGCACAGAGAACAACCCGGCTTGTAAGTTTCCCATCTCCTGCCAACCCTCCCAACCCTCTAGAACTCAATTCAGaagccatctcttccaggaagccttccctcataAACCCACTTATCATCCTAGCCCTCTCACTGCACCCAAACTACCTTCATTTTCTGGGAACAGTCGTTGAGGGTGTTTGTCATCTGTATGTTTTCTGTTCAGTCAGTTTGTGTTAcatctgtaagagaagcagcatggcctagtggaaagagcacgagcctgggagtcagaggacatgggttctaatcccaactctgtcagttgcttgttgtgtgggccgtgttatttccactagaccacactgctccccaaTAAAGAATAACAGTAAAAAAATTCCCCCTCCAGTAACCTCATTAGCATATCATATTTTCATCCCTGTGCTTGTTACTGCTGTAAACCAAATTACAAGGCCTTGTCATTCATACACTCTACTATGACCACTGTGCAGACAGTGGCTTTCCCAGCTTTCTTGCATAAGCCGATACGCCGTTACTATCAATTTGTGAAATccaggctccttgaaggcaagagtcATGTCTTGCCTTTACTGTAtctcttaagtacttagtaaagttctctgctcggggcaggtactcagtaaatactatcggttGATTTCATCTTCACTCACGTTCATTTCAGTCAGTGGTAcaggggacagtacaatacagcagacttggtagccgcattctccacccacaaggagcttacatttgccAAATGATTAGCCAGCCCATGGCGAAACCAGTCAGATGCCATGTGGCTTGCAGGTTTTATCGGTCACAGATTCTCCCCTCGATAATGTCACCTTATCTTCTTTCAGTTGCTTTTTAACCTATCAGTCCTGCCAGAGTTTGATATACCGAAGGTGTTTGCTTCACGACAGCATCGCACGTCATTCAACCCCAGAAGGTGAGGATTGAAAGTGTCGGGAGCATGCCGGTTCTCAGTATAATGGTATGGGTCAGGCTCAAAGTCGTTTACTACTGTGCAGACGGCGATCGAGAGCAAAGGTAATATTCTGCTCTCTACGGGGATGTCTTGTAGCTACAGCTCTAGTTAGAAAATGGTAATTGGAGAATGTCATGTGGAAGTACACATTGCATTTTAATATGGTTGATCTAAAGTTTGCTTTTGAGTGGTACTGCCGACCATGGATTCCAATAAAATGTCACCGCTAAGAATTGGTTGCTCTGGGCACACCGAATCAGAGTTGATTCACTAAGACGAGGGCAAGGGAAGACTTAAAAGTTGGTATTCTTCTCCACCTCTGCAGTGTCACTTAACTGGAGGTGATCTGCATGATCTGCAGAAATCCACACCTTTGGGCACAGCTGCTGCCTTTCAACCTGGCCTAGACTTGACCATTTTACCACTAGCATAACTTTGGGTGGGGTTTAGGGGAAGGCAGAAAAAATGACTGGCAGAGTACGGGGCGGCTTAAAAATCCTTGTAAAAGGATGAGATAAAGCAGTGCTTGAAGATAAAGCATTATGTGCACTCTAGGTTTCCCTCCTGATAGCAGAAAGAGAAATGAGGGGTTGGAAGATTCAGTGCTTGAGATTTCTTCATTTTCCTATTTGCAGATCCTGACTGGATTAAGAGACTGTTGCAAGGACCCTGCACTTTTTGTGATTCTCCAGTTTTCTAGACCCCTGTGGTGGAGTGGAGAAGTCAGTTCCTGTACTTCAGAAAGCTTCATTCTGGAGGGAAAAGGCCAGACTTGGCTCTGCATTGGAAGAGAGACACTTTCCTGGACCATGTAAATAGAACATTGAAAATTCAGACCTAGGAGGCCCAAGGCCCCCGTTTAACTGGATACCGGGTTTTGCCGAAGCAATGTGGAGGTGACCACCGCCCTTTAGATTCAGTTGGCCTTCTTGGCTGTCACGTGTCTTTTGACCGAATTGGACATAAAATGGGATAAACATGTCTTGTCCTCTCTCAAAACAGCCTGGATTTTTCTAGGCAGGTTGGAAGAGGGCTGGATCAGAAATGCCCATTTTAGGCTTGGGCTGGAACAGCCAGAAGGATCCTAGAGAGAGGTTTTTCAGTCTTCTGGTAGTTGATTTTCCACAAGCCCTGGCCTTCACCATGCTACCAAACACTGAAGTGTGATTCTGTTATTTGTTTCTTAGTAAATGGCCTGCATGCCTGCTGTCTCCTTTCAAAGAGTGGAGAAATCAGCCTTTCGATTCGTGTTTCCCTGCGTAGTGAGCAAAGCAGTCTCTCATGGTAATAGTCTGTTGCGAATGAAAGACTAAAATTGGTTGTGTTGTGCCAAATGAGAATCAGAGAAAGCTGTTAAATGTTGATAATCATAAGTAACTTATACTTTGTAATTagaccctccctcaggcccagctCTTTTAAAAGTACATAATGATATCAAGTGTTCAAATTTCTCGCCTCTTACCTCCTGCCCCCATCAGTTTTGAAGTAATTTTATTTTACAGTTTTCCCTTTTTTCACAAACTTGTATGaacaaaaaggaaagggaagaaaaccaCTATTGTATTAAATATATTTttagtatttgtgtgtgtgtgtctgtgtgtgtgtgactgtcttCAGGCAAGCCACTGATATCCCAGAGAGTCATTTATGTAAGCTTCCTGCGGTTTTCGGAAAGAGGTAAAGGCAGCTAAGAAATAGAAACCTTCGTCTGACTTGCAAATATGCCAAATATGTGTTCAGTCCAATTAAACAGTCAGGTAAACTGCCCCATCTGCAGCATTCCTAGTCACTTGGAATGTGTATATCTTTTTTTTGGGTCTGTGTGTGGGAAAAGAGATGTCAGTTGTTAATCGCTTTTGGTAAAATGTCAACGGGGATATTCTGGAATTGTAGAGGACTTGTATTCATAAAATATGATGCATAGGATCTGGCTTCAGGCAATAGGTGTGTAACTGAGGAGTCTAAAATGGTTCCCATCTGTGGGAAAGATGCATAGGATGGACAAGCATTTAGTTCCTCAGTTAAGATTTTCTGCTGTTGGCCGTACTGTTTCTCCTGATCCCTTATACGAGCGTTTGTTTCCTGCTACGGGAGAAGTGCCTCGTACTTGTGGTGGAGATCACTAACAAGGGTCTTTTAAGAAAAGACTCTTTGTAATCAGCTTTAGTCCTTTATTTTTAAAACCCTGAAACACCTCGAATACTGGTGCTCTGAGCACCTTGATTAACTCCTGGTAGACATCTGTTATAACCCAAGATCCAGACCCTGCAACAGTAGTGCCTTTAAGGGACGAGACCGTTCAATGATACCAGTTTTCATTCACTGTTTTGGCTTTAAAAGGACTCTTCGCCTGCTTGTCTTTCTCACTTGAGGCCTCTTCCAAGAACACCCCTCTTCGGGGTCCAGGGTATTGAAATAAGCAATAGTGCCCGAGAACCAAGCAGCTGAGGAGATCTTAACAAACAGTCTTGGGGAAGCGGTCTTGGAAATTTTTGTGCCCACTGCCTTTTCACTTTGCCACTGCCAGGGTCATGTTAAAGGATAGACGGATTGGGAGGCAGCATGCCATAGTGCgtagagcacgggaccgggaccggtcgtggcttctaatcccggctccgccactttctgctatgtggccttgggccagtcacttcacttcttcgcctcagtgacctcatctctaaaagggggattgcgactgtgagccccatgtgggacagggactgtccaacccaatttgctttttctaccccagcacttagtatattgcctggcacagagtaggcacttaacaaataccattattattatgatgatgatcatgtcAGAAAAATCTTGGAGTCCTAATGAATCATGACATGCCTCATCTCTGGTTTTGCTGAGGTGGCCGGTGGTTCTTGTCATCAAAAATGCTCCTGCATTGATGTCCTATTTCATCAGTTCATCAGTGGTGAATTAGGGGGATAAAACCAAATAGCTACCTTCTTTTCCCATCCCAGTTACTACATGCTATTGTGGGGGTTCTCGTCCCAATTTTAGGTGCTTAATACCAGTTGGGGCCAGTGCCTTTGGTCACGTGCAGATTTCTGAGCCAAGAGAAACCGTGGAAATCGGGCACTTGGATGATGGTAGCTCTTTTTTGGTTGCAGATTTTTGTGAACCTGACCATGTTTGGGGCAAATTCTTCTCTCCCTGAAGCAGTCGTTTTAAAGTAGATGCATTTGGAATTTTGTTCAGTTGGCACACTGAAGTAATTGTGTTTCAGGACTCAGTTGGACATGGAGGTGATTGCTTCTGCCTTGCATTTCCAGTGCAATAGTAAAGATGACAAAAAACTAGGCTTTTTCAGTTACAGCATTGCTGCATTTGGGGAATCTGATAGCCACATATGTATCACATTCTCTCTGCCTGGGGTTAATTTCTCCCTATTATCCTAGATAAGTCATTGATCACTTGTTATGCTTGATATTCATTCTGAAACCCTCATGTGTCCACCATCTAGACTTCAAGCGATTTCTACCCACTATAATACCTGCCAAAACTACCAATTATTTCTCATTGTCAGAAGTTATTAGAACCACTGACGAAGCTCTTGGATGAATGTGAcatttccctcccccaactcccaagtAGTTTATTGGGCTCTTAATGTGTAGCGTGTGGGTTGGCTATATATTAGCATATCTAATGGGTTAATTAGGTTAAAGCAGTCAAAGGAAAATGACTGAAAAGTAAACTATATTCTCTTGAATTATAATAGCATCAGATAAGTCTATAGAAAAATTGATACTTATTGGTGCTTGTTAAGATATCTGAACTGAAACAATTAATTTGTTGAACATCTGCTGGGAGAATAGCTATTGTGCTGTCTGATCTGATGACGGATTTCTCCCAAGAATGGGGTGATGCCCTACCCGCGCTGGTTGACTACCCAAGGGGCTATGACCATCCTTTCTGTGCTTATTCCCTCGATTTCTCTCGTCTCTCAAGGGAGATGCTCGCTCCCGCTCTCCCCGGCATCGGACAGACTCAGGAATCTAGTTTGGGCTGATCTTAAGGTTTTTTTCATAAGCAAGGAAGAACAATAGTGGCGAAGTAATTGTGTAAAATAAAATGTTGTATAAAAGTGGGTCCGTACTTGGACCTTTTATAGCAATAGCTTTTTTCAGAGGAATTAGACGTAGGTTACTAATAAAAAACCTGATCTATCTTCTCTGGAGTTCCTCATGCTCCTAATAGAATTTGGAGTCTTGCTTTACATGCCCAGAGATTGAGATGGACAATGAAcaggcattttagaaaaataattggcATTGGGAGTCTTTCCTCTTTcaactcttttcctccctctttcttgatAACTATTAGATAACAGTCCTTTAAATATAAGTTGGCAAGCCAACTAGGGTTCTtatcatctcccatcctcctcctgaccGTTGCAGACTATGAAAGGATCTTCCAGTCTATCACTAGGGCATAGCCTAACTTCCTAGAAAATAAAATCAATGATGGAATTTCCATCAAGATCAAAGGATGAGCTTCAGTACTGAGGtttcaggaccgagaacctggGTGATGGATTAGATTGTAGTAATAATGTTTTAGAAAGGGGACCAGTCTCACTCTCTCTTGCCTGCTAGTTAAGAAGCAGCAcgacttagtggatagtgcacgggcctgggagtcagaacgtcatgggttctaatcctggctccgccacttgtctgctgtgtgtgaccttgagcaagtcacttcacttccctgtgcctcagttacctcatctgtaaaattgggattgagatcgtgagccctatgtgggacagggactgtgtccaccccagtgcttagtacaatgcctggcacatagcgcttaaataccataatcattattattatgattattattatcattattgggttCCTGCTGGGGCATGGAGTGAAACAAATAATGGGCAGCCTATTGCAAAGTGAGCACAGAGGGGTTTTTGGTTGTTATTGTTAACATGCAGGACCCATTTATAGGACAGATGACACAGTATAGTACCAAAGCTGTGCTGCAGTGGCATAAGCTAAACAGGTGGTCACAAGGGTAGTCATTGTGGGACCATCTCTTTTCAGGATTCCTACTGGGCTGGTCCACCTCCCGGCATGCTTTAAATGGTTCTTTTTTGGGAACAAAGAACCCTATTCCTCTGGTGGAatagccccagcaggcattccccttcttaaagagCAATAGCACTGCCTCGTGGATAgggcaatggcctgggagtcagaagggtctggattctaatcctggctctgccacttgtctcctgtgtgatcttgggcaagtcgcttcacttctctgggcctcagttccctcatctgtaaaatggggattgagactgtgagcctctcgtgggacagggagtccaacccgatttgcttgtatccaccccagcgctcaatatggcgccttgcacatagtaagcattgctcaaatgccacagttgtcattattattattgcagaagcGCGGCCAGAATCTGGGGCTCAGATTCCCAGGatggtgctctttcctctaggccactagTGGAGTTGAACAAAATAGTCAGCATTGATTGTTACTGTCCAGTTTTAACCAGCCCCCTTTAAACTATGATCTCCCCAAAATTTACAATGGACACAAAGGCACTCTAGGACTTGataagtgagagaagagaagtaTTTCCTTAAATAATTGTCTCTACAGTATATTGCCCCACCCTGATTTGTGGGgagcaaataattttttttttgtacctCATAATTATAAGCAGTAATAGGGCAtcctggagaaggagatggaTGGAAACACGAGGAGTCCTCTGAGCTGGGCTTGtggtagagggaagggagggtgagattTTAATATGCAGTAGAGCTGGAGAAGTTAATTCATTGAGTACCTATTGCATGCAGCCCTTGGGAAGTGCAATAAAAGTGAGAGAGATGTTTCGAATGCCCTCGgaccttcctttttcttctttctcacctttttttctcctcctccccttattgCTATATTTAATTTTCtcatggtgttcattaagcacttactaattcttATATGAATCATATAATTGCCCCATCCATGTTTGAATGTAGCCATAATTGCCCAGAAGAGTAGGGCAGTTATGGGGGTAAATGCAATATCAACTTTGTACATCTTCCTGGATGGTCTACACAACAAATTGAATCAATAAAAATGGAGGTTAGAGGCAAGACCAGGTGCCACTGCTGATCTCAAATTGAAATGCAGGGAAGATTTCCTCACTCAAAATTTATTTTATGGTTCAGCGTTTCAGCGTAGCTCATAGCTATGCTGACCCTAAATTCTGCCGTTGCTAACTTTTTATAGGAAAAAAAGCTCAAAAATTGGTCATATTTAGACACTAAGTGTAGAGGCATTTCGGGGCTCGTTCAAGCATTACTGCACTTTCACATAGCCTCTTACCTATTCACCGAGGTGAGGATGTATGCAAGGTGAACAGACTTAGCCAGGGACCTTCTCTAGTCTTGCCCCTAACGGGAGGCAGTGTGCTAATAAAATATTTTGGTGGGCTGGTACCTTTTTTGGTATTTATCTGTAATGCGTTGTGCCAAGTAATTGGCCCACGTGCACATGATTAAACCCTTGTCAGGATTAGTCCAGACTAAAGTTGGAATGCAAAGAGTTTTTAGAATTCCATTCCATCTtccactcatttcctctttcaaacCAGTAAGGGAGACGAATAACTTCTGCATACATTTGGGCCTTGTGTATTTTCTTTCATTGAAATGATCGTTGCTTCCATTTTAAATTGTACAAAGTACAAATGAGTATTTTCTCGCTACCTGAAGTTCACCTGAAATCTTTACTAGGAATAAGGAGGAGATTTTTTACAGTCCTTTACAACGTGGTTGAGTGTATCTTACTTATAATAGGCCTTTGAAGGGGCTTCGCAGGGTTACAAAGATAACCTCATCTCCTTAGGTTTCCAACCCTCCTTCATCCAGAAATCCTGATCCAGAGCTGCTttccagtgttttgtttttttttaaaatgtatatatgtaaatagcaTGGTACACTGCCATATCTGGGTCGGGGGAGCAAGGTTAACTTTTACCAGCGGGTTCAATACTACGCAGCCTTGGTGGGCTGGACTAATTTTCTTGTCGTTCCAACTGGCTGAACCCCACCGTTCACCCCCAGGATGGCATGTTGGCACACACATCGCACTTGTAAtaactgctgtaataataattgtggtatttgttaagcgcttactatgtgccaggcactgtactaagttctggggtggatacaaacaaatcggggtgtatacagaagagggaactgaggtccagagaagtgaagtgacatgctgaaagtcacacagcagacaagtggcagagccagggctggaacccatgactttctgacttc
The Ornithorhynchus anatinus isolate Pmale09 chromosome 4, mOrnAna1.pri.v4, whole genome shotgun sequence genome window above contains:
- the GTF3C4 gene encoding general transcription factor 3C polypeptide 4, which produces MLDRVFNPEGKSLPPMRGFKYTSWSPLGCDANGRCLLAALTMDNRLTVQANLNRLQWAQLADLTEIYGERLSEASYVVSKGEAPRGRLEDFAEFQRRHSMQAPVRMEWSGICTTQQVKHNNECRDVGSVLLAVLFENGNIAVWQFQLPFVGKESITSCSTIESGIGSPTVLSWWEYEHSNRKMSGLIVGSAFGPVKILPVNLKAVKGYFTLRQPVVLWQEMDQLPVHSIKCIPLYHPYQKCTCSLVVAARGSYVFWCLLLISKAGLNVHNSHVTGLHSLPIVSLTADRQNGTVYTCSSDGKVRQLIPIFTDVALKFEHQLIRLAEVLGSVRTYGIAVSPCGAYLAVITSEGMVNGLHPVNKSYQVQFVTLKTFEEAAAQLLESSVQNLFRQVDLTDLVRWKILKDKHIPQFLQEALDKKIERCGATYFWRFKLFLLRVLYQSMQKTPAEVLWRPNHEDSKIFLSDSPGAGNPEDEPEEEGTASKRVGRRGPPGQGKAGDPEDAAGDPLTLPGDPGGPEPMEEKLLEIQARIEAVEMHLTREHMKRVLGEVYLHTWITENTSIPTRGVCDFLMADEGYDDRTARVLIGHILKKMNKQTFPEHCSLCKEILPFTDRKQAVCSNGHIWLRCFLTYQSCQSLIYRRCLLHDSIARHSTPEDPDWIKRLLQGPCTFCDSPVF